One Caldilineales bacterium genomic region harbors:
- the secE gene encoding preprotein translocase subunit SecE, with protein MAEPEVQTTKPINPIVRYFRETRAELTKVSWPTREEWLRLSGIVLLVTFVMSIILGAAEAIGAEIMSFLLRL; from the coding sequence ATGGCTGAACCCGAAGTCCAAACTACCAAGCCCATCAATCCCATCGTCCGCTATTTCCGCGAGACCCGCGCCGAGTTGACCAAAGTCAGCTGGCCAACCCGCGAAGAATGGCTGCGTCTGAGCGGTATTGTGCTGTTGGTGACGTTCGTGATGTCCATCATCTTGGGCGCAGCCGAAGCGATCGGCGCCGAGATCATGTCGTTCTTGCTCAGGCTGTAA
- the rpmG gene encoding 50S ribosomal protein L33, with product MAKKGNRVLVTLACTECKERNYTSSKNRRNQTGRMELNKYCPRCQCHRLHRETK from the coding sequence ATGGCAAAGAAAGGTAATCGCGTTCTCGTCACCCTGGCCTGCACCGAGTGCAAAGAACGCAACTACACCAGCAGCAAGAACCGGCGTAACCAGACCGGGCGCATGGAACTGAACAAGTACTGCCCGCGATGCCAGTGTCATCGTTTGCATCGCGAGACCAAATGA
- a CDS encoding metal ABC transporter permease, which produces MLRGLAAAMLVGVVCAVVGSYVVLRGMAFFGDAVAHAILPGVAAGYLAGAGERAAVFWGALIAAILTSLGIGAISKGGKLREDTAIGIVFAGMFALGIALISTTRSYAVDLAHFLFGNVLGVGAADLWLTGLFAALVLALVIAFYKEFLVVAFDPVLSATLRIPATFLNYLLFVLIAITTVVALQTVGVALMMAMLVTPAATAYLLTRRLPAMMLTGAAIGALSGVVGLYLSFYAGLPSGAAIVLVTTVFFLLAWLFAPRKGLVWR; this is translated from the coding sequence ATGCTGCGGGGGCTGGCCGCGGCGATGCTGGTGGGGGTGGTGTGCGCGGTGGTGGGCAGCTATGTCGTCCTGCGCGGGATGGCGTTCTTTGGCGATGCCGTGGCCCATGCCATCTTGCCAGGGGTGGCGGCCGGCTACCTGGCCGGGGCGGGGGAGCGGGCGGCGGTGTTTTGGGGGGCGCTCATCGCCGCCATCCTCACCTCTTTGGGCATCGGCGCCATCAGCAAAGGCGGCAAGCTGCGCGAGGATACGGCCATCGGCATCGTCTTTGCCGGCATGTTCGCTCTGGGCATTGCTCTCATCTCCACCACTCGCAGCTATGCCGTCGATCTGGCGCATTTCCTGTTTGGCAATGTCTTGGGCGTCGGCGCAGCCGATCTGTGGTTGACCGGCCTCTTTGCTGCCCTTGTTCTGGCCCTGGTCATCGCCTTCTACAAAGAATTTCTGGTTGTTGCTTTCGACCCCGTCCTTTCCGCCACCCTCCGCATCCCGGCCACCTTCCTCAATTACCTGCTGTTCGTGCTCATCGCCATCACCACCGTCGTTGCCTTGCAGACGGTGGGTGTGGCCTTGATGATGGCAATGCTCGTGACGCCCGCCGCCACGGCCTATCTGCTCACGCGGCGGCTGCCGGCGATGATGCTGACCGGGGCTGCCATCGGCGCCCTTTCTGGCGTCGTTGGCCTCTATCTCTCATTCTATGCCGGGCTGCCTTCGGGCGCGGCCATCGTCCTGGTGACGACCGTTTTCTTCCTCCTCGCCTGGCTCTTCGCCCCCCGCAAGGGCCTGGTGTGGAGATAA
- a CDS encoding SURF1 family protein, producing the protein MFLFKRRWILTTLLVAVAAAVMVRLGFWQLARLAGKRAYIAQVTAALAAAPLALTGAETDLPADEYRNRPATAKGEYDFEHEVLLKNQFFGNQPGYDLLTPFRLEGSEQALLVDRGWVPLDAGAVGDLTAFQEVGKRQIEGRIEPADPRPRQAETIAGQQKEWYRVDLEGIQAQTPYALLPFYLALTPSDDHTGLPNRNPPEIILDEGPHLGYAFQWFLFALVVPIVYAVQVRRLDRKPGDGP; encoded by the coding sequence ATGTTCCTATTCAAACGTCGTTGGATCCTGACCACTCTGCTGGTGGCCGTCGCCGCGGCCGTGATGGTGCGGCTGGGGTTCTGGCAGCTCGCCCGGCTGGCCGGCAAGCGCGCCTACATCGCCCAGGTCACGGCCGCGCTGGCAGCGGCGCCCCTGGCCCTCACTGGCGCCGAAACCGACCTGCCGGCCGACGAGTACCGCAATCGCCCGGCCACCGCCAAGGGCGAGTACGATTTCGAGCACGAGGTGCTGCTGAAGAATCAATTCTTCGGCAATCAGCCCGGCTACGATCTGCTGACGCCGTTTCGACTCGAAGGCAGCGAACAGGCGCTGTTGGTGGATCGGGGCTGGGTGCCGCTGGATGCCGGGGCCGTTGGCGACCTGACGGCGTTCCAGGAAGTGGGGAAACGGCAGATCGAGGGCAGGATCGAACCGGCCGACCCGCGCCCCCGCCAGGCCGAGACCATCGCCGGGCAACAGAAGGAATGGTATCGGGTCGATCTCGAAGGGATTCAAGCCCAGACGCCCTACGCCTTGCTGCCGTTCTACCTGGCTCTGACCCCAAGCGATGACCACACCGGCCTCCCCAACCGCAACCCGCCGGAGATCATCCTGGATGAAGGCCCGCACCTGGGCTACGCCTTCCAGTGGTTTCTCTTTGCCCTGGTGGTTCCCATCGTCTACGCCGTGCAGGTGCGCAGGCTCGATCGTAAACCGGGCGACGGCCCCTAG
- the rplJ gene encoding 50S ribosomal protein L10, whose amino-acid sequence MAVTRERKNEQLQAFKDSIGQAQAIVMTDYRGLTVSQLEKLRRLLREQGASFTIGKKTLMALALHELKRPTPTDALAGPVGFAFLGDDLAAGAKVLRDFSKEAGEHFKILGGVLGNSVIDAAGAAALADMPSREVQLAQLLGAIAAPMTSLASLITGPHRDLIGLLQARIDKEGEAQAA is encoded by the coding sequence TTGGCAGTCACACGAGAACGCAAAAACGAACAACTGCAGGCGTTCAAAGACAGCATCGGCCAGGCGCAAGCCATTGTCATGACCGATTACCGCGGCCTGACCGTCAGCCAGCTCGAAAAGCTGCGCCGGCTGCTGCGGGAACAGGGCGCCAGTTTCACCATCGGCAAGAAGACGTTGATGGCGCTAGCCCTGCACGAATTGAAACGCCCGACGCCCACCGATGCCCTGGCGGGGCCGGTCGGTTTCGCCTTCCTCGGCGACGACCTGGCCGCCGGCGCCAAAGTGCTGCGCGATTTCAGCAAGGAAGCTGGGGAGCATTTCAAGATCCTCGGCGGCGTGCTGGGCAACTCGGTCATCGACGCCGCCGGCGCGGCCGCCCTGGCCGATATGCCCTCGCGCGAGGTGCAATTGGCCCAGCTTCTTGGCGCCATCGCCGCCCCCATGACCTCGCTGGCCAGCCTGATCACCGGACCACATCGCGACCTCATCGGCCTGCTGCAAGCCCGCATCGACAAAGAAGGCGAGGCGCAGGCAGCCTGA
- a CDS encoding threonine/serine dehydratase, with the protein MPAPTAVVTLTDVLAARRSLAPYLQPTALYNYPSLSAMLGMEVWVKHENHQPIGAFKVRGGIHLIDNLPAEQKRAGVITASTGNHGQSIAYAARLFGVRAVIAVPQGANPAKISSMRNLGAEIVFQGADFDEAREWVEAEAGGMGLRYVHSGNEPHLIAGVGTYALEILEQQPRVEVIIVPVGGGSGAAGVCIVAKAMNPRLQVIGVQAEAAPAAYLSWKEGRPVASEMRTFAEGLATRTAFELPQAILRRHLDDFVLVSEDEMRRAIVLLLAHTRNLAEGAGAAPLAAAIRLREQLAGKRVAIVLSGGNLSLEQIRQILAAEGGPAFALN; encoded by the coding sequence ATGCCCGCCCCCACCGCCGTTGTCACCCTGACCGATGTCCTTGCGGCCCGCCGCAGTCTGGCGCCCTATCTGCAACCGACGGCGCTCTACAACTATCCCAGCCTGAGCGCCATGTTGGGGATGGAGGTATGGGTGAAGCACGAGAATCACCAGCCGATCGGGGCGTTCAAGGTGCGCGGGGGCATCCATCTGATCGACAATCTGCCCGCCGAACAGAAACGGGCGGGGGTGATCACGGCCAGCACGGGCAACCACGGCCAGTCCATCGCCTACGCCGCCCGCTTGTTCGGTGTGCGTGCGGTCATCGCCGTGCCCCAGGGCGCCAATCCTGCCAAGATCAGTTCGATGCGCAATCTGGGCGCCGAGATCGTCTTCCAGGGGGCCGATTTCGACGAGGCGCGTGAGTGGGTGGAGGCCGAGGCTGGGGGCATGGGTCTGCGTTATGTCCACTCCGGCAACGAGCCACACCTGATCGCCGGCGTCGGCACCTACGCCCTGGAGATTTTGGAGCAGCAGCCGCGGGTGGAAGTGATCATCGTCCCGGTGGGCGGCGGCAGCGGCGCCGCCGGGGTCTGTATCGTCGCCAAGGCGATGAATCCCCGTCTTCAGGTCATCGGTGTTCAGGCCGAAGCTGCGCCGGCGGCCTATCTATCGTGGAAAGAGGGCCGCCCGGTGGCAAGCGAGATGCGCACCTTTGCCGAAGGGCTGGCCACGCGCACGGCTTTCGAGCTGCCACAGGCCATCCTGCGCCGCCATCTCGACGATTTCGTGCTCGTCAGCGAGGACGAGATGCGCCGGGCGATCGTGCTGCTGCTGGCTCATACCCGCAATCTGGCCGAGGGCGCCGGCGCGGCGCCGTTGGCGGCCGCCATCCGGCTGCGCGAGCAGTTGGCCGGGAAGCGCGTCGCCATTGTTCTCAGCGGCGGCAATCTCAGCCTCGAACAGATCCGCCAGATCCTGGCCGCCGAGGGCGGCCCTGCCTTTGCCCTGAATTGA
- a CDS encoding protein phosphatase 2C domain-containing protein: protein MPALYEAQIRTHTGSVREINEDHVSTVLDWRGRLGLLDDDLAGRGHLFVVADGMGGHAAGEVASQTAVETLFRSYYTGADLPPDQALSAAIAAANARVIAEAEAVRGQAGMGTTLVAALLHGHSLLVANVGDSRAYLFRRGQLTQISQDHSWVAEQIAAGMLKPDEAARHPYRNVVTHSLGPDRDPTPDLFHLTVEAGDQLLLCSDGLSNVLAPAEMAAILSAYPPDEAADLLLATTLERGAPDNVTLALVTYVGAETRGHRRRWLWLPVALALLALAAFFWRDRWLGPWPAAATATPTVFASPLPTTPPPATAPAPPIMAAVIRVGEIELAPPAAGAPAPDFARRFGLDAPAGGALTGLPLPEYYVFYLEGPAALTPTGEGWQVIITHQGNDGARHRYTLSVPGDWLHTAPPPTPGEPLGVVARPVSEANLGGEIDLEPLLILRPGAAGLPGRPLWLNAASLPGWLAEHGEGWVYTVFGPGGGEGLGVETPPGLEGTPIVLWGGWDTPAPDRLTELMFRRLDPVPYEWQGEVYRQQDN from the coding sequence ATGCCAGCTCTCTACGAAGCTCAAATCCGCACCCACACCGGCAGCGTGCGCGAGATCAACGAGGATCACGTCAGCACGGTGCTCGACTGGCGGGGCCGCCTGGGCCTGCTAGATGACGACCTGGCCGGGCGCGGCCATCTCTTCGTCGTCGCCGACGGCATGGGCGGCCACGCCGCCGGCGAAGTCGCCAGCCAGACCGCGGTCGAAACCCTGTTCCGCTCCTACTACACCGGCGCCGACCTCCCGCCCGACCAGGCCCTCAGCGCCGCCATCGCCGCGGCCAACGCCCGCGTCATCGCGGAGGCCGAAGCCGTTCGCGGCCAGGCCGGCATGGGCACGACCCTGGTGGCGGCTTTGCTCCACGGCCACAGCCTGCTGGTCGCCAATGTCGGTGACAGCCGCGCCTATCTCTTTCGTCGCGGCCAACTCACCCAGATCAGCCAGGACCATTCCTGGGTGGCCGAGCAGATAGCGGCGGGGATGCTCAAGCCCGACGAAGCCGCCCGCCATCCCTACCGCAATGTCGTCACCCATTCCCTCGGCCCCGATCGCGACCCCACCCCTGATCTTTTCCATCTCACGGTCGAAGCGGGCGACCAACTGCTCTTGTGCAGCGATGGCCTCAGCAACGTCCTCGCCCCCGCTGAAATGGCTGCCATCCTGTCCGCCTATCCCCCCGACGAGGCCGCCGACCTGCTGCTGGCGACCACCCTCGAACGCGGCGCGCCCGACAATGTCACCCTGGCCCTGGTCACTTACGTTGGGGCCGAGACCCGCGGCCATCGCCGTCGTTGGCTGTGGCTGCCTGTGGCCCTGGCCTTGCTGGCGCTGGCGGCCTTCTTCTGGCGCGACCGCTGGCTCGGCCCCTGGCCCGCAGCAGCGACGGCCACCCCGACCGTCTTTGCCTCGCCCTTGCCGACCACCCCTCCCCCTGCAACCGCCCCTGCCCCCCCGATCATGGCCGCTGTCATCCGCGTGGGCGAGATCGAGCTGGCGCCGCCAGCGGCTGGCGCGCCTGCGCCCGACTTCGCCCGGCGCTTTGGCCTGGATGCGCCGGCCGGCGGTGCCCTGACCGGTCTGCCCCTGCCCGAGTACTACGTGTTCTACCTCGAAGGGCCGGCCGCTTTGACCCCAACCGGCGAGGGCTGGCAGGTGATCATCACCCATCAGGGCAACGACGGCGCCAGACATCGCTACACCCTGTCCGTGCCGGGTGATTGGCTGCACACCGCCCCGCCGCCCACCCCCGGCGAACCTCTGGGCGTAGTTGCCCGCCCGGTGAGCGAAGCCAACCTCGGCGGCGAAATTGACCTGGAGCCGCTCTTGATCTTGCGACCGGGCGCAGCTGGTCTGCCGGGCCGCCCCCTGTGGCTGAACGCCGCCTCATTGCCTGGCTGGCTGGCCGAGCATGGTGAAGGGTGGGTTTACACCGTGTTTGGGCCGGGCGGCGGCGAGGGCCTGGGCGTCGAGACGCCGCCCGGCCTGGAGGGAACGCCTATCGTCCTCTGGGGAGGCTGGGATACGCCTGCGCCCGACCGTCTGACCGAACTCATGTTCCGGCGCCTCGACCCCGTCCCCTACGAATGGCAAGGCGAGGTCTATCGGCAGCAGGACAACTGA
- the nusG gene encoding transcription termination/antitermination protein NusG: protein MAAPAERPEEESDSRAWYVIHSYSGMENKVKKNLEHRIESMHVGHKIFQVVVPTEEQIELKEGQRRVVERRVFPGYVLVQMILDDESWYVVRNTPSVTGFVGIGNQPTSLSTDEVDRIMRRIESEEPRVQVDFKVGERVRVTEGAFAEFQGQVHEIDLDRGKARILISIFGRETPVEVDFLQLQKV from the coding sequence ATGGCCGCGCCGGCCGAACGGCCAGAAGAAGAAAGCGATAGCCGCGCCTGGTATGTCATCCATTCCTATTCGGGTATGGAGAACAAGGTCAAGAAGAACCTGGAACATCGCATAGAATCGATGCATGTCGGCCACAAGATTTTCCAGGTGGTGGTGCCCACCGAAGAACAAATCGAACTGAAGGAAGGCCAGCGCCGTGTTGTCGAACGCCGGGTCTTTCCGGGCTACGTCCTTGTGCAGATGATCCTGGACGACGAAAGCTGGTATGTGGTGCGCAACACCCCCAGCGTGACCGGCTTCGTGGGCATTGGCAATCAACCAACCTCCCTCAGCACAGACGAAGTCGACCGCATCATGCGGCGCATCGAGTCGGAAGAGCCGCGGGTGCAGGTCGATTTCAAGGTCGGTGAGCGCGTGCGCGTCACCGAGGGCGCCTTCGCCGAATTCCAGGGTCAGGTGCACGAGATCGATCTCGATCGCGGCAAGGCCCGCATCCTCATTTCCATCTTCGGGCGCGAGACGCCGGTGGAAGTCGATTTCCTGCAACTGCAGAAGGTCTGA
- the rplA gene encoding 50S ribosomal protein L1, which translates to MAKHGKNYRAAQTQLKGIETYEPKAAIDELKKLATAKFDETFELHMRMGVDPRHADQMVRGVVVMPRGMGKTVRILVFADGEAADAAREAGADHVGLDDLIAQIQGGWLEFDMAIAIPSAMGKVGRLGRVLGPRGLMPSPKSGTIVQPGEIKRVIDEARKGRVEYRVDKTANIHLSFGKRSFETEALIENLGAAMDSVLRNKPATSKGSYIKKAFLTTTMSPSVRVDVNALSSLRSLA; encoded by the coding sequence ATGGCCAAACACGGCAAAAACTACCGGGCTGCGCAGACTCAGCTCAAAGGCATCGAAACCTACGAGCCGAAAGCGGCCATCGATGAACTGAAGAAACTGGCAACGGCGAAGTTCGATGAGACCTTCGAGTTGCACATGCGCATGGGCGTCGACCCCCGCCATGCCGACCAGATGGTGCGCGGTGTTGTCGTCATGCCCCGCGGCATGGGCAAAACCGTGCGCATTCTTGTCTTTGCTGATGGCGAGGCAGCTGACGCGGCCCGCGAGGCCGGCGCCGACCATGTCGGGCTGGATGACCTCATCGCCCAGATCCAGGGCGGCTGGTTGGAATTCGACATGGCCATCGCCATCCCCTCGGCCATGGGCAAAGTCGGGCGCCTGGGGCGCGTGCTTGGCCCCCGCGGGCTGATGCCCAGCCCCAAGAGCGGCACCATCGTCCAGCCGGGCGAGATCAAGCGCGTGATCGACGAAGCCCGCAAGGGCCGCGTGGAATATCGCGTCGATAAAACCGCCAACATCCACCTCTCCTTTGGCAAGCGTAGCTTCGAGACCGAAGCCCTGATCGAAAACCTGGGCGCGGCGATGGATTCGGTGTTACGCAACAAGCCCGCCACCAGCAAGGGCAGCTACATCAAGAAAGCCTTCCTGACCACCACCATGAGTCCCTCGGTGCGTGTCGATGTGAATGCCCTCTCGTCCCTCAGATCACTTGCGTAA
- a CDS encoding response regulator transcription factor produces the protein MPIRILIVEDDPSIGKLLRRSLLLEEYEVELATTGYDGLDAFNRDRPDMVILDLMLPGIDGIEVCRRIREVSNLPIFMITARSTIEDRVLGLDSGADDYSVKPFDIDEVLARVRALLRRVEIQAPPQILRFADLVMDVAARSVHRGEREVELTAREFDILELFLRHPNQVLTRAQIYDDIWSYDFGGESNIIEVYVRYLRTKLEAGGELRLIYTKRGAGYILREA, from the coding sequence ATGCCCATCCGCATCCTCATCGTCGAAGACGACCCCTCCATCGGTAAACTGCTGCGCCGATCTCTCTTGCTCGAAGAATATGAGGTCGAGCTGGCAACGACCGGTTACGATGGTCTGGACGCCTTCAACCGCGACCGGCCCGATATGGTCATCCTCGACCTGATGCTCCCCGGCATCGACGGCATCGAGGTCTGCCGGCGTATACGCGAGGTCAGCAACTTGCCGATCTTCATGATCACGGCCCGGTCCACGATCGAAGATCGGGTGCTGGGGCTGGACAGCGGCGCCGACGATTACTCCGTCAAACCCTTCGACATCGATGAGGTGTTGGCCCGCGTGCGGGCGCTGCTGCGCCGCGTCGAAATCCAGGCCCCACCGCAGATCCTGCGCTTTGCCGACCTGGTGATGGACGTCGCGGCCCGCTCGGTGCACCGTGGCGAGCGTGAGGTCGAATTGACCGCGCGCGAGTTCGACATCCTGGAGCTTTTCCTGCGCCACCCCAACCAGGTTCTCACCCGCGCTCAAATCTATGATGACATCTGGAGCTATGATTTCGGCGGCGAATCGAATATCATCGAAGTCTATGTGCGCTATCTGCGCACCAAGCTCGAGGCCGGCGGCGAGCTGCGGCTGATCTACACCAAGCGCGGGGCCGGCTACATCCTGCGTGAAGCATGA
- a CDS encoding copper chaperone PCu(A)C, translating into MFSRSHRKNQIIFLLLASLSLLLLAACSSGPAGPQIKIEDAWARSSPLAAGNGSVYLTIENGGNEADALIGVSAAVSEAAEIHEMMMEGDVMKMRPVAGQRLEIPAGGKVELKPGGLHIMLLELKEKLEIGKTVELTLKFEKTGEQTVTAEIRSGEDEGMQMQHN; encoded by the coding sequence ATGTTCAGTCGTTCGCACAGAAAAAACCAAATCATCTTCTTATTGCTTGCAAGCCTGAGTCTGTTGCTGCTCGCCGCTTGCAGCAGCGGCCCTGCCGGCCCACAGATCAAGATCGAAGACGCCTGGGCGCGTTCGTCGCCGCTGGCGGCGGGCAATGGCTCCGTCTATCTGACGATCGAGAACGGGGGCAACGAGGCCGATGCCTTGATCGGTGTTAGCGCCGCGGTGAGCGAGGCCGCAGAGATCCATGAAATGATGATGGAAGGCGACGTCATGAAGATGCGTCCGGTTGCGGGCCAGCGGCTGGAAATCCCGGCCGGTGGCAAGGTGGAACTCAAGCCCGGGGGCCTGCACATCATGCTGCTGGAGCTGAAGGAGAAGTTGGAGATCGGCAAGACGGTCGAGCTCACGCTCAAGTTCGAGAAAACAGGCGAGCAGACGGTGACGGCCGAGATCCGCAGCGGCGAAGACGAAGGGATGCAGATGCAGCACAACTGA
- a CDS encoding glycosyltransferase family 2 protein: protein MPPLVLIPAYNESARIAPVIAGARLHLPVLVVDDGSGDDTAAIAERAGAEVLRQVPNQGKGAALRAGFRWAIASGYEAVITLDADGQHDPAELPSFLACFASTGADLIIGARDFSQIPLIRRAANSLGRRSFSWAVGQPIADNQSGYRLLSRRLMAATLASREQGFEFEVEMIVLCLERGFRLEWTPIRTIYAGESSHIQPWHHIVNFGRIVWQTRKRMGGDRRPGRLG, encoded by the coding sequence TTGCCCCCTCTCGTCCTCATCCCCGCCTACAATGAATCCGCCCGCATCGCCCCGGTGATTGCTGGCGCTCGGCTGCATCTGCCTGTTCTGGTTGTGGACGACGGCTCAGGCGATGACACGGCCGCCATCGCCGAGCGCGCTGGCGCCGAGGTGCTGCGCCAGGTTCCCAATCAGGGCAAGGGCGCCGCCCTGCGGGCCGGGTTCCGTTGGGCCATCGCTTCAGGCTACGAGGCCGTGATCACGCTCGACGCCGACGGGCAACACGACCCGGCCGAACTGCCCTCCTTTCTGGCCTGCTTTGCCAGCACCGGCGCCGACCTCATCATTGGCGCCCGTGACTTCAGCCAGATCCCACTCATCCGCCGCGCCGCCAACAGCCTGGGCCGGCGGTCGTTCTCATGGGCGGTGGGCCAGCCCATCGCCGACAATCAGTCCGGCTACCGCCTGCTCAGTCGCCGCCTGATGGCCGCGACGCTGGCAAGCCGGGAACAGGGTTTCGAGTTCGAGGTCGAGATGATCGTACTCTGCCTCGAGCGGGGCTTTCGGCTGGAATGGACGCCCATCCGCACCATCTACGCTGGCGAGAGCAGCCACATTCAGCCCTGGCATCATATCGTCAACTTCGGTCGCATCGTCTGGCAGACGCGGAAACGGATGGGCGGGGATCGACGGCCGGGGCGCCTGGGGTGA
- the rplL gene encoding 50S ribosomal protein L7/L12 — MADLEKIYQELSSLTLLEAAELKKMLEERWGVTAAAPVAFAGPMMGGGAAAAAPEPVEEQTEFNVVLKEAGPNKIPIIKVVRQLTSLGLKEAKDVVESAPATLLEAVSKEVAMDAKSKLEAEGGVVEVK, encoded by the coding sequence ATGGCTGATCTCGAAAAAATCTACCAGGAACTTAGCTCGCTGACGCTGCTGGAAGCCGCCGAGCTGAAGAAAATGCTCGAGGAGCGCTGGGGCGTGACCGCCGCCGCTCCTGTCGCCTTCGCCGGCCCCATGATGGGAGGCGGCGCCGCCGCTGCCGCCCCCGAACCGGTCGAAGAACAGACCGAGTTCAATGTCGTCCTCAAGGAAGCCGGCCCCAACAAGATCCCGATCATCAAGGTCGTGCGCCAGCTGACGAGCCTGGGCCTGAAAGAAGCAAAGGACGTCGTCGAATCGGCGCCTGCCACCCTGTTGGAAGCCGTGAGCAAGGAAGTGGCCATGGATGCCAAGTCCAAGCTCGAGGCCGAAGGCGGCGTGGTCGAAGTCAAGTAG
- a CDS encoding YkgJ family cysteine cluster protein: MIIDPDEVAATGKERATAHWAVFARLSPRLQAGDEVLAARLDGILAKVSAQIDCTACGRCCRQMGPPLDEADLIRLETGLNLDRATMQSRLLRPMWPGAAADDQVWLLPDPCPLHDGRLCTVYEHRPQVCRDFPQAVGANPVERLQVWVEYARICPITFNTIERIALDNGR; the protein is encoded by the coding sequence ATGATCATCGATCCTGACGAAGTGGCCGCCACCGGCAAAGAGCGGGCAACGGCGCATTGGGCGGTGTTTGCCAGGCTCTCGCCGCGGCTCCAGGCAGGCGATGAGGTTCTGGCGGCCCGGTTGGATGGCATCCTGGCCAAGGTCAGCGCCCAGATCGACTGCACAGCCTGCGGCCGCTGCTGCCGCCAGATGGGGCCGCCATTGGACGAGGCCGACCTCATCCGCCTGGAGACGGGCCTGAACCTGGACCGGGCGACGATGCAATCACGGCTGTTGCGGCCGATGTGGCCCGGCGCCGCCGCCGATGACCAGGTGTGGCTGCTGCCCGACCCCTGCCCCCTGCACGATGGCCGGCTGTGCACCGTCTACGAGCACCGGCCGCAGGTCTGCCGCGATTTCCCGCAGGCGGTGGGGGCGAATCCGGTCGAGCGGTTGCAGGTCTGGGTCGAATATGCGCGTATTTGCCCGATTACGTTCAATACCATCGAGCGGATCGCGTTGGACAATGGCCGATAG
- the tuf gene encoding elongation factor Tu (EF-Tu; promotes GTP-dependent binding of aminoacyl-tRNA to the A-site of ribosomes during protein biosynthesis; when the tRNA anticodon matches the mRNA codon, GTP hydrolysis results; the inactive EF-Tu-GDP leaves the ribosome and release of GDP is promoted by elongation factor Ts; many prokaryotes have two copies of the gene encoding EF-Tu) — DNITFEVDLIVPVALEIGSRFAVREGGRTVGAGVITKVFD, encoded by the coding sequence GCGACAACATCACCTTCGAGGTGGACTTGATCGTGCCGGTGGCGCTGGAGATTGGCTCCCGCTTCGCCGTGCGCGAGGGTGGTCGCACCGTCGGCGCCGGCGTCATCACCAAGGTCTTCGATTGA
- the rplK gene encoding 50S ribosomal protein L11: MAKKIKAIVTLQLPAGKATPAPPVGPALGQHGINIVGFCKEYNARTAAQAGSIIPAEITIFSDGSFTFITKTPPAADLLRKAAGVNKGSGNPRKDKVGKVKRSQIREIAELKMKDLNAIDLEGAMHQIEGSARSMGIEVVEA, encoded by the coding sequence ATGGCTAAGAAAATCAAAGCTATCGTCACGCTCCAGCTTCCTGCTGGCAAAGCCACGCCTGCGCCGCCTGTTGGCCCGGCCTTGGGCCAACATGGCATCAACATCGTCGGCTTCTGCAAAGAGTACAATGCCCGCACCGCCGCTCAGGCCGGCAGCATCATCCCCGCCGAAATCACGATCTTCTCGGACGGCTCCTTCACCTTCATCACCAAGACGCCGCCCGCCGCCGACCTGCTGCGCAAAGCCGCAGGCGTGAACAAAGGGTCGGGCAACCCGCGCAAAGACAAAGTCGGCAAGGTCAAGCGTTCTCAGATCCGCGAGATCGCCGAACTGAAGATGAAAGACCTCAACGCCATCGACCTGGAAGGCGCCATGCATCAGATCGAGGGCAGCGCCCGTAGCATGGGCATCGAAGTCGTCGAGGCTTAG